CAGCCATCAGTTCTCCCTGGAGGTTCTTGTTCACCATCTGTTACAGCTGAGTCCGTACCGAACACTGGACCCTGAACAAGCGGACTTGTTCTACATCCCCGCCTACATCGGCCTTCAGTGTCTCTATGCCTCCTTTGACAACGTTTCAGCTACAAACAAGCTGATAAATGAActctttgtttatttacaatctCAACCATATTTTGCCAGTGGTAAAACCCATTTTTCATCCTTAGCCAAAATCGAAAGAGAGATGCAAAGCATGGGCTGTTGTCCCTACCTCCTACACCCACAAAGTGCCAACATTACATTCCTGTCCATAGAGAGAGAAACCCGATACCAGAGTGCCTTAAACCAGAGAGTCATAACAGTTCCCTACCCCAGCTACATCCATCTGGACGGTAGTGTCACCTCTCGCTATCAGTACCTCCATTCATCATCGCGGAATGTGTTCATTCTTCTGGCGGCCGGTACCAGAAGATCCAACCCCTACCGCAGCCTCATCCTGGACCAGTTCAGGGAGAAGACCCATCTCTCTTACCCAGAATACACTGCAACTAACCAGCGGAGGTCGGAGTTCCCCATGGTGATGTATATCACTAAGGAGTGTGACCACAGTGCTAAATATAGCACGGTGCGGTGGATGTTACAGTCGGTGTTCTGCCTACAGCCCCCCGGGGATTCCCCCACCAGGAAATCCTTCTATGACGCGCTGCTGACAGGGTGTGTCCCTGTCTTGTTTCCGTACTCCGGTCAGGGACCAGTGTGGGCGTTCCAGGACCGGCTCAACTTCACTAAGTTCACGGTCACCATTCCTTATAAATACATGATGTACTCTAAGAACAACAGTGTGTACCAGTATCTGGCTGAACTCCCAGTCCAACATGTGGAGAGTTTACAAAGAGAAGTTCAGAGAGTGGCTCACTGGTTCCAGTACAGTATTCCTTGGGGTGGGGCTGATAATGCGGGTGGGGGTGATCCTGTGGGTGAAGATAGTCCTAGGGGTGGGAATATTGACGAGGGTGGGGGAAGCCCCTTGGATACACAGGATGCCATGACTATGATATATAGAGAGCTTGAAAACATCATATTCCCTAGGTCATCAAACTCTATAAATTAAGGTACAGTCTCCAGTTGACAggagagataactcttactaaaatattaatttgaaaaatt
This is a stretch of genomic DNA from Crassostrea angulata isolate pt1a10 chromosome 4, ASM2561291v2, whole genome shotgun sequence. It encodes these proteins:
- the LOC128179315 gene encoding LOW QUALITY PROTEIN: uncharacterized protein LOC128179315 (The sequence of the model RefSeq protein was modified relative to this genomic sequence to represent the inferred CDS: deleted 1 base in 1 codon); this encodes MRLCGRVVACCISVLLVIICEVLVFHRHAGQEYARTKDGTVYTHIREQKMSGTASSENRAPLISRREKETEEHQQQRGHLRFDPKTCTVLPSAGVSTNGVKTPFKIYIYDLPKKFNLEILKIYDVWHARCYSFEFCGFGARLFNLESGVHVHDSHQFSLEVLVHHLLQLSPYRTLDPEQADLFYIPAYIGLQCLYASFDNVSATNKLINELFVYLQSQPYFASGKTHFSSLAKIEREMQSMGCCPYLLHPQSANITFLSIERETRYQSALNQRVITVPYPSYIHLDGSVTSRYQYLHSSSRNVFILLAAGTRRSNPYRSLILDQFREKTHLSYPEYTATNQRRSEFPMVMYITKECDHSAKYSTVRWMLQSVFCLQPPGDSPTRKSFYDALLTGCVPVLFPYSGQGPVWAFQDRLNFTKFTVTIPYKYMMYSKNNSVYQYLAELPVQHVESLQREVQRVAHWFQYSIPWGGADNAGGGDPVGEDSPRGGNIDEGGGSPWIHRMP